A single Oryza brachyantha chromosome 8, ObraRS2, whole genome shotgun sequence DNA region contains:
- the LOC102712564 gene encoding conserved oligomeric Golgi complex subunit 3 isoform X2 yields MFNWEKSLVKDGGAIVPEKEAALEEGAMDAVLVNTHQFYKWFSELESAMKSETEEKYRLYESTLEERVKTCDGILQQVDDTLSLFEELQSLHLSVATKTKTLHDACDQLLLEKQRLIEFAEALRSRLNYFDELENVSTSFYSQTMNIGNEQFLPLLKRLDDCISYVENNPQYAESAVYLVKFRQLQSRALGMIRSHVLSILKAASSQVQAAIRGSGTAKNIVTEGVEASLIYVRFKAAASELKPILGEIESRSSRKEYTQILSECHSLFCEQRLYLIRGMVQQRISEFARKEALPSLTRSGCAYLMEACQFEHQLFAHFFPASASEASSIAPLMDPLCTYLYDTLRPRLIYEGNIDSLCELVDILKVEVLGEQLSRRGESVAGLRPILQRILADVHERLAFCARTHIREEIANFRPSDEDLDYPGKLERSVDATASSNASGNSDIYVTWYRPLEKTVSCLSKLYHRLEPSVFTGLAQEAVEVCSTSLQNASKAVAKKATAMDGQLFLIKHLLILREQIAPFDIEFSVTHKELDFSHLLDHLRRILRGQVSLFDWSRSTSLARTFSPRVLENQIDARKELEKSLKSTCEEFIMSITKLVVDPMLSFVTKVTAVKVALSSGSQGQKLDSVLAKPLKTQAFASSDKVAELVQKVGAAIQQDLPKVMTMMRLYLQNPSTRLILFKPIKTNIVEAHIQLHSLLKSEYTADEIQSIGMLPVGDLQSQLDALL; encoded by the exons ATGTTTAATTGG GAGAAAAGTTTAGTGAAGGATGGGGGTGCTATTGTGCCAGAAAAAGAGGCTGCTTTAGAGGAGGGTGCAATGGATGCGGTCTTGGTAAATACACATCAG TTTTACAAATGGTTTTCTGAACTGGAATCAGCTATGAAATCTGAG ACGGAAGAAAAGTATCGTCTGTATGAGAGTACATTAGAGGAACGTGTTAAAACATGTGATGGTATTCTTCAACAA GTGGATGACACACTGAGCTTATTTGAAGAACTGCAATCCTTGCATTTGAGTGTTGCCACAAAGACAAAAACGTTGCATGATGCTTGCGACCAACTT TTGTTGGAGAAACAAAGGCTGATTGAGTTTGCAGAAGCACTTCGGAGTAGGTTGAACTACTTCGATGAATTGGAAAAT GTCTCCACTAGCTTTTATTCTCAAACTATGAACATTGGAAATGAACAGTTTCTTCCACTCTTGAAACGGCTTGATGATTGTATTTC ATATGTTGAAAATAATCCACAATATGCTGAATCTGCTGTTTACTTGGTTAAGTTTCGCCAACTTCAG TCTCGTGCATTAGGTATGATTCGTTCACATGTCCTATCAATACTTAAAGCTGCTTCATCCCAG gttcAAGCGGCAATTCGAGGTAGCGGTACTGCAAAAAACATTGTTACAGAGGGTGTGGAAGCATCTCTTATCTATGTTCGCTTCAAGGCAGCTGCTAGTGAG CTCAAACCAATCTTAGGTGAAATTGAAAGTAGATCTTCAAGAAAAGAATACACACAGATTCTCTCAGAATGTCACAGCTTGTTCTGTGAGCAGAGGCTCTACTTG ATACGAGGCATGGTGCAGCAACGAATTTCTGAGTTTGCTAGAAAAGAGGCTTTGCCTTCTTTAACAAGATCTGGATGTGCCTATCTGATGGAG GCATGTCAATTTGAACACCAGCTTTTTGCCCACTTTTTCCCAGCATCTGCATCAGAGGCTTCAAGTATTGCTCCTTTAATGGACCCATt GTGCACATACTTGTATGATACTCTGAGGCCTAGACTGATATACGAGGGAAACATTGATTCTCTTTGTGAACTAGTTGACATTCTGAAGGTTGAAGTCCTAGGGGAACAGCTAAGTAGACGTGGTGAATCAGTAGCTGGGCTTCGACCAATATTGCAAAGGATACTTGCAGATGTTCATGAGCGGTTGGCCTTTTGTGCTCGGACTCATATTCGTGAGGAG ATTGCAAACTTCCGCCCATCTGATGAAGATCTGGACTATCCTGGAAAGCTTGAGAGATCTGTAGATGCAACAGCAAGTTCTAAT GCCAGTGGCAACTCAGACATATATGTTACATGGTATAGACCACTGGAAAAAACGGTGTCTTGTCTGTCAAAACTATATCACCGCCTAGAACCTTCAGTTTTTACTGGATTAGCACAG GAAGCTGTAGAAGTTTGCTCCACATCTCTTCAG AATGCAAGCAAAGCCGTTGCAAAAAAAGCAACCGCGATGGATGGGCAGCTTTTCCTAATTAAGCACCTCCTTATTTTAAGAGAACAG ATCGCTCCATTTGATATCGAGTTCTCAGTCACGCATAAGGAGCTGGATTTCTCCCATTTGCTG GATCACTTAAGAAGGATTCTTAGGGGGCAGGTCTCATTGTTTGATTGGTCAAGGTCAACATCACTTGCTAGGACGTTTTCTCCCCGTGTTCTGGAGAATCAAATTGATGCCAGAAAA GAACTGGAAAAAAGCCTCAAATCTACATGTGAAGAGTTTATAATGTCCATTACAAAATTAGTAGTGGACCCAATGCTTTCTTTTGTTACTAAG GTAACTGCTGTCAAAGTTGCACTGTCCTCAGGTAGCCAGGGTCAGAAATTGGATTCTGTTCTAGCAAAACCCCTTAAGACCCAAGCATTTGCTTCTTCTGATAAGGTTGCAGAGCTGGTTCAAAAG GTAGGGGCTGCTATTCAGCAAGATTTACCTAAAGTCATGACCATGATGAGGTTGTATTTGCAAAATCCATCTACTCGGTTGATTTTATTCAAACCCATCAA GACAAATATAGTTGAGGCTCATATTCAGCTCCACTCCCTTCTGAAGTCGGAATACACAGCTGACGAAATCCAATCTATTGGTATGTTGCCTGTAGGTGACCTCCAGTCTCAGCTGGACGCTCTTTTGTAG
- the LOC102712564 gene encoding conserved oligomeric Golgi complex subunit 3 isoform X1: MATTPETLPNSEAVSHAYKFASTWEKNAPLTEQQNAAIAALSRAVSERPFPANLEKSLVKDGGAIVPEKEAALEEGAMDAVLVNTHQFYKWFSELESAMKSETEEKYRLYESTLEERVKTCDGILQQVDDTLSLFEELQSLHLSVATKTKTLHDACDQLLLEKQRLIEFAEALRSRLNYFDELENVSTSFYSQTMNIGNEQFLPLLKRLDDCISYVENNPQYAESAVYLVKFRQLQSRALGMIRSHVLSILKAASSQVQAAIRGSGTAKNIVTEGVEASLIYVRFKAAASELKPILGEIESRSSRKEYTQILSECHSLFCEQRLYLIRGMVQQRISEFARKEALPSLTRSGCAYLMEACQFEHQLFAHFFPASASEASSIAPLMDPLCTYLYDTLRPRLIYEGNIDSLCELVDILKVEVLGEQLSRRGESVAGLRPILQRILADVHERLAFCARTHIREEIANFRPSDEDLDYPGKLERSVDATASSNASGNSDIYVTWYRPLEKTVSCLSKLYHRLEPSVFTGLAQEAVEVCSTSLQNASKAVAKKATAMDGQLFLIKHLLILREQIAPFDIEFSVTHKELDFSHLLDHLRRILRGQVSLFDWSRSTSLARTFSPRVLENQIDARKELEKSLKSTCEEFIMSITKLVVDPMLSFVTKVTAVKVALSSGSQGQKLDSVLAKPLKTQAFASSDKVAELVQKVGAAIQQDLPKVMTMMRLYLQNPSTRLILFKPIKTNIVEAHIQLHSLLKSEYTADEIQSIGMLPVGDLQSQLDALL, translated from the exons ATGGCGACCACGCCGGAGACGCTGCCCAACTCGGAAGCCGTCTCCCACGCATACAAGTTTGCCTCCACCTGGGAGAAG AACGCCCCGCTCACGGAGCAGCAGAATGCCGCGATCGCCGCGCTCTCCCGCGCCGTCTCCGAGCGCCCGTTCCCGGCTAACCTG GAGAAAAGTTTAGTGAAGGATGGGGGTGCTATTGTGCCAGAAAAAGAGGCTGCTTTAGAGGAGGGTGCAATGGATGCGGTCTTGGTAAATACACATCAG TTTTACAAATGGTTTTCTGAACTGGAATCAGCTATGAAATCTGAG ACGGAAGAAAAGTATCGTCTGTATGAGAGTACATTAGAGGAACGTGTTAAAACATGTGATGGTATTCTTCAACAA GTGGATGACACACTGAGCTTATTTGAAGAACTGCAATCCTTGCATTTGAGTGTTGCCACAAAGACAAAAACGTTGCATGATGCTTGCGACCAACTT TTGTTGGAGAAACAAAGGCTGATTGAGTTTGCAGAAGCACTTCGGAGTAGGTTGAACTACTTCGATGAATTGGAAAAT GTCTCCACTAGCTTTTATTCTCAAACTATGAACATTGGAAATGAACAGTTTCTTCCACTCTTGAAACGGCTTGATGATTGTATTTC ATATGTTGAAAATAATCCACAATATGCTGAATCTGCTGTTTACTTGGTTAAGTTTCGCCAACTTCAG TCTCGTGCATTAGGTATGATTCGTTCACATGTCCTATCAATACTTAAAGCTGCTTCATCCCAG gttcAAGCGGCAATTCGAGGTAGCGGTACTGCAAAAAACATTGTTACAGAGGGTGTGGAAGCATCTCTTATCTATGTTCGCTTCAAGGCAGCTGCTAGTGAG CTCAAACCAATCTTAGGTGAAATTGAAAGTAGATCTTCAAGAAAAGAATACACACAGATTCTCTCAGAATGTCACAGCTTGTTCTGTGAGCAGAGGCTCTACTTG ATACGAGGCATGGTGCAGCAACGAATTTCTGAGTTTGCTAGAAAAGAGGCTTTGCCTTCTTTAACAAGATCTGGATGTGCCTATCTGATGGAG GCATGTCAATTTGAACACCAGCTTTTTGCCCACTTTTTCCCAGCATCTGCATCAGAGGCTTCAAGTATTGCTCCTTTAATGGACCCATt GTGCACATACTTGTATGATACTCTGAGGCCTAGACTGATATACGAGGGAAACATTGATTCTCTTTGTGAACTAGTTGACATTCTGAAGGTTGAAGTCCTAGGGGAACAGCTAAGTAGACGTGGTGAATCAGTAGCTGGGCTTCGACCAATATTGCAAAGGATACTTGCAGATGTTCATGAGCGGTTGGCCTTTTGTGCTCGGACTCATATTCGTGAGGAG ATTGCAAACTTCCGCCCATCTGATGAAGATCTGGACTATCCTGGAAAGCTTGAGAGATCTGTAGATGCAACAGCAAGTTCTAAT GCCAGTGGCAACTCAGACATATATGTTACATGGTATAGACCACTGGAAAAAACGGTGTCTTGTCTGTCAAAACTATATCACCGCCTAGAACCTTCAGTTTTTACTGGATTAGCACAG GAAGCTGTAGAAGTTTGCTCCACATCTCTTCAG AATGCAAGCAAAGCCGTTGCAAAAAAAGCAACCGCGATGGATGGGCAGCTTTTCCTAATTAAGCACCTCCTTATTTTAAGAGAACAG ATCGCTCCATTTGATATCGAGTTCTCAGTCACGCATAAGGAGCTGGATTTCTCCCATTTGCTG GATCACTTAAGAAGGATTCTTAGGGGGCAGGTCTCATTGTTTGATTGGTCAAGGTCAACATCACTTGCTAGGACGTTTTCTCCCCGTGTTCTGGAGAATCAAATTGATGCCAGAAAA GAACTGGAAAAAAGCCTCAAATCTACATGTGAAGAGTTTATAATGTCCATTACAAAATTAGTAGTGGACCCAATGCTTTCTTTTGTTACTAAG GTAACTGCTGTCAAAGTTGCACTGTCCTCAGGTAGCCAGGGTCAGAAATTGGATTCTGTTCTAGCAAAACCCCTTAAGACCCAAGCATTTGCTTCTTCTGATAAGGTTGCAGAGCTGGTTCAAAAG GTAGGGGCTGCTATTCAGCAAGATTTACCTAAAGTCATGACCATGATGAGGTTGTATTTGCAAAATCCATCTACTCGGTTGATTTTATTCAAACCCATCAA GACAAATATAGTTGAGGCTCATATTCAGCTCCACTCCCTTCTGAAGTCGGAATACACAGCTGACGAAATCCAATCTATTGGTATGTTGCCTGTAGGTGACCTCCAGTCTCAGCTGGACGCTCTTTTGTAG